In Streptosporangium album, the following are encoded in one genomic region:
- a CDS encoding vWA domain-containing protein, whose protein sequence is MTSAAEDLVAVMTGFARTLRAAGVPADHERIQGLLRALAHLDAAEPRDVYWAGRFTLCASADDLPRYDRVFHAYFGGLRAGRRQPAAVTVTRHTVGMFTAPGRDDGPAPVASAGSAEVLRNRDVAKMTGTELAEVHRLLALFRAGREQRRSRRLRPSHRGRLDSRATIREALRRGGETARLRYRVPRTRPRRVVLLVDVSGSMTPYADTLLRLAHALVRCEPRATEVFSAGTRLTRITAELRHRDPATAMDAVSRAIPDWSGGTRLGEELRRFLALNDARGAVVVIASDGWERGDVSLLGAEMARLSRMAHRVIWVNPHKGQEGYQPLTAGMRAALPHIDDFVAGHSLAAFEELAGLLGETHA, encoded by the coding sequence GTGACCTCCGCGGCTGAGGACCTGGTCGCCGTCATGACCGGATTCGCCAGGACGCTGCGCGCCGCCGGGGTCCCCGCCGACCATGAGAGGATTCAGGGCCTGCTGCGCGCACTGGCGCACCTGGACGCGGCCGAGCCCCGCGACGTCTACTGGGCGGGCCGGTTCACCCTGTGCGCCTCGGCGGACGACCTGCCCCGCTACGACCGGGTCTTCCACGCCTACTTCGGCGGGTTGCGCGCGGGCCGCCGGCAACCGGCCGCGGTCACCGTCACCCGCCACACCGTCGGCATGTTCACCGCACCCGGCCGCGACGACGGCCCCGCTCCGGTGGCCAGCGCCGGATCGGCGGAGGTGCTGCGCAACCGGGACGTGGCCAAGATGACCGGGACCGAGCTGGCCGAGGTGCACCGGCTGCTCGCCCTGTTCCGGGCGGGGCGCGAGCAGCGCAGGTCGCGGCGGCTGCGGCCCTCGCACCGGGGACGGCTGGACAGCAGGGCGACGATCCGTGAGGCCCTGCGGCGCGGTGGGGAGACCGCCCGTCTCCGTTACCGCGTGCCCCGCACCAGGCCCCGCAGGGTCGTGCTGCTGGTGGACGTCAGCGGCTCGATGACCCCCTACGCCGACACGCTGCTCCGCCTGGCCCACGCGCTCGTCCGGTGCGAGCCCCGGGCCACCGAGGTGTTCAGCGCGGGCACCCGGCTCACCCGGATCACCGCCGAGCTGCGTCACCGCGACCCGGCCACCGCGATGGACGCCGTCTCACGAGCCATCCCCGACTGGAGTGGCGGCACCCGGCTGGGCGAGGAGCTCCGGAGGTTCCTGGCGCTGAACGACGCACGGGGGGCGGTGGTGGTGATCGCCTCCGACGGGTGGGAACGCGGCGACGTCTCGCTGCTCGGCGCGGAGATGGCCCGGCTGTCCCGGATGGCGCACCGGGTGATCTGGGTGAACCCCCACAAGGGGCAGGAAGGCTACCAGCCGCTCACCGCGGGGATGCGCGCCGCGCTGCCCCACATCGACGACTTCGTGGCCGGGCACAGCCTGGCCGCGTTCGAGGAACTGGCCGGACTGCTGGGAGAGACACATGCGTGA
- a CDS encoding XdhC family protein, with translation MRDVLSQIVRWWESGQTFGLATVVNTFRSAPRPPGASMAVLGEEAEGSVSGGCVEGAVYELAQEVVASGTPVLQRYGVSDDDAFSAGLTCGGILDVFVEPVSRETFPELGAVAGSVREREPVAVATVLSGPGVVGARRIVWPGRSSGSLGVARLDEAVDDDVRGMLAQGLTGVRRYGSHGERRLDELSIFVHSFAPPPRMLVFGAIDFAAAVARVGKFLGYHVVVCDARPVFATAKRFPDADEVIVKWPHDYLTSTTVDERTAICVLTHDPRFDVPLLEVALRTSAGYVGAMGSRRTHEDRLTRLREAGLEEAELKRLRSPIGLDLGARTPEETAVSIAAELIQLRWGGSGRPLTDGSGRIHGDGTQA, from the coding sequence ATGCGTGACGTGCTGTCACAGATCGTGCGGTGGTGGGAGTCCGGGCAGACATTCGGTCTGGCCACCGTCGTGAACACCTTCCGCAGCGCGCCCCGCCCGCCGGGCGCGTCCATGGCGGTGCTCGGCGAGGAGGCGGAGGGCAGCGTGTCGGGCGGCTGCGTCGAGGGGGCCGTCTACGAACTGGCCCAGGAGGTGGTCGCCTCCGGGACCCCGGTCCTGCAGCGGTACGGCGTGAGCGACGACGACGCCTTCTCGGCCGGCCTGACCTGCGGGGGCATCCTGGACGTGTTCGTCGAGCCGGTCTCGCGCGAGACGTTCCCCGAGCTGGGGGCGGTCGCCGGATCGGTGCGGGAACGTGAGCCGGTGGCGGTGGCGACCGTGCTGTCCGGGCCGGGTGTCGTCGGCGCCCGCAGGATCGTCTGGCCGGGCCGTTCCTCAGGCTCGCTGGGCGTCGCCCGCCTGGACGAGGCGGTCGACGACGACGTGCGCGGCATGCTCGCGCAGGGGCTCACCGGGGTCCGGCGGTACGGCTCGCACGGTGAGCGGCGGCTCGACGAGCTGTCGATCTTCGTGCACTCCTTCGCCCCACCTCCCCGGATGCTGGTCTTCGGCGCGATCGACTTCGCCGCGGCGGTGGCCAGGGTCGGCAAGTTCCTCGGCTACCACGTGGTCGTGTGCGACGCCCGCCCGGTCTTCGCCACGGCCAAGCGCTTCCCCGACGCCGACGAGGTGATCGTCAAATGGCCGCACGACTACCTGACCTCGACCACCGTGGACGAGCGGACCGCGATCTGCGTCCTCACCCACGATCCCCGGTTCGACGTCCCCCTGCTGGAGGTGGCCCTGCGGACCTCCGCGGGGTACGTCGGGGCGATGGGCTCGCGCCGTACCCACGAGGACCGGCTGACACGGCTGCGTGAGGCGGGCCTGGAGGAGGCCGAGCTGAAGCGGCTCCGCTCGCCGATCGGGCTGGACCTGGGTGCGCGGACCCCCGAGGAGACCGCCGTCTCCATCGCCGCCGAGCTGATCCAGCTCCGCTGGGGCGGCTCGGGGCGGCCCCTCACCGACGGCTCCGGCCGGATCCACGGAGACGGGACCCAGGCGTGA
- a CDS encoding nucleotidyltransferase family protein — MRVASAGLLLAAGSGSRLGTPKALVEFRGERLVDHGVRLLRDGGCHPVVVVLGAATAQVRGAVAVRNPLWHSGMGSSLRVGLAALSDEVERVVIALVDQPFIGPRAVERLIGAARDGASVAVATYGGAPRNPVLIAREHFEEVAALATGDVGARPFLRAHPELVVEVPCDDVGDPADIDTPADLSALRETGARPEVR, encoded by the coding sequence ATGCGGGTGGCGAGCGCGGGGCTCCTGCTGGCGGCCGGATCGGGCTCGCGGCTCGGCACGCCGAAGGCGCTGGTGGAGTTCCGCGGGGAGCGGCTGGTGGACCACGGAGTCCGGCTGCTCCGCGACGGCGGCTGCCATCCCGTGGTCGTCGTGCTCGGGGCCGCCACCGCGCAGGTGCGCGGAGCGGTGGCCGTGCGCAACCCGCTGTGGCACTCGGGGATGGGCTCCTCGCTGCGCGTCGGGCTGGCCGCGCTCTCCGATGAGGTGGAACGTGTGGTGATCGCCCTGGTCGACCAGCCGTTCATCGGCCCGCGGGCGGTGGAGCGGCTGATCGGCGCGGCCCGGGACGGCGCCTCGGTCGCCGTCGCGACCTACGGGGGAGCGCCGAGGAACCCGGTGCTGATCGCCAGGGAGCACTTCGAGGAGGTCGCCGCCCTCGCGACCGGCGACGTCGGCGCCCGGCCGTTCCTCCGGGCCCACCCGGAGCTGGTCGTCGAGGTGCCCTGCGACGATGTCGGCGACCCCGCCGACATCGACACCCCGGCGGACCTGTCCGCCCTGCGCGAGACAGGGGCCCGGCCGGAGGTGCGGTGA
- a CDS encoding NmrA family NAD(P)-binding protein encodes MAEGGPILVTGAGGGVGGVGRTVVELLRGRGLPVRAMVHHDDGRAEALRDLGAQVIVGDLTRPADVADALDGSPRMFFSMSVSPSYLEAAATVATVARAVGALEVLVGMSQMTVSQMDAVSTEESHQQRLHWLSEQVFDWSMLPVVHIRPTVFLDNPFFTTLAARSIAESGTIRLPFGTGRTSPVAAGDVARVVATVLEDPRPHLGHVYQLTGPRSQEMTGVAEEYSRALGRKVTYVDVPFDAWVDQVVTPAGFPPHVEEHIVTMARLHRRNRYDRTTRDVESITGKAAETVEEFVAERAGLFTR; translated from the coding sequence ATGGCCGAGGGCGGTCCCATCCTCGTCACCGGTGCGGGCGGGGGCGTCGGAGGTGTGGGCCGTACCGTCGTCGAGCTGCTGCGCGGGCGCGGTCTGCCCGTGCGGGCGATGGTGCATCACGACGACGGGCGCGCCGAGGCGCTGCGCGACCTCGGTGCACAGGTGATCGTCGGTGACCTCACCCGGCCCGCCGATGTGGCGGATGCCCTTGACGGCAGCCCTCGGATGTTTTTCAGCATGAGCGTGTCGCCGTCGTACCTGGAGGCCGCCGCCACCGTCGCGACGGTGGCCCGCGCGGTGGGTGCGCTTGAGGTCCTGGTCGGCATGTCGCAGATGACCGTGTCGCAGATGGACGCGGTGAGCACCGAAGAATCCCATCAGCAGCGGTTGCACTGGCTGTCCGAACAGGTGTTTGACTGGTCCATGCTTCCTGTCGTGCACATCCGCCCCACCGTTTTCCTGGACAACCCGTTCTTCACGACGCTGGCCGCGCGTTCCATAGCCGAGAGCGGGACCATCCGGCTCCCCTTCGGAACCGGTCGCACGTCACCGGTCGCGGCCGGCGACGTCGCACGTGTCGTCGCCACCGTGCTGGAGGATCCCCGGCCACATCTCGGGCACGTCTACCAGCTGACCGGCCCCCGCTCGCAGGAGATGACCGGCGTCGCCGAGGAGTACTCCCGCGCGCTGGGAAGGAAGGTCACCTATGTGGACGTCCCGTTCGACGCCTGGGTCGATCAGGTCGTCACCCCCGCGGGATTCCCGCCGCACGTGGAAGAACACATCGTCACCATGGCCCGCCTCCACCGCCGGAACCGTTACGACCGGACGACCCGCGACGTCGAATCGATCACGGGAAAGGCCGCGGAGACGGTGGAGGAGTTCGTCGCGGAACGGGCCGGCCTTTTCACCCGGTGA
- a CDS encoding endonuclease/exonuclease/phosphatase family protein, with protein MLRRLIITVAGALALILGGHRLLPELGGFTPVLESVLPWLGVAVPVLLVAALFTRSWQTVVVALLPAAVWAVLFGPTLLHTPPGGPSDLSVATLNVGVTNAASGQAVRALSKGRDLVAAQELTNGGPAAKALNGRFPHHYQISTVGLWSRFPITDARKADIGLDWVRALRVVVRTPKGDLTVYVMHLASARPGKTAQRDETLAYARRLIDRDDSEHLLLLGDLNTATTDRKRANLVPPLLDAQQEAGSGFGFTWPSSFPVTRPDHILYRGMSATGAGVEQAAGSDHLAAVATLRMAGS; from the coding sequence GTGCTGAGACGGCTGATCATCACGGTGGCGGGGGCGCTGGCCCTGATTCTCGGCGGGCACCGGCTCCTGCCGGAGCTGGGCGGCTTCACCCCCGTGCTGGAGAGCGTGCTCCCCTGGCTCGGCGTCGCCGTGCCGGTGCTGCTGGTCGCCGCGCTGTTCACCCGTTCGTGGCAGACGGTCGTCGTGGCACTGCTCCCGGCGGCCGTGTGGGCGGTCCTGTTCGGCCCCACCCTGCTGCACACCCCGCCGGGCGGCCCGAGCGACCTGTCGGTCGCCACGCTCAACGTGGGGGTGACCAACGCCGCCTCCGGGCAGGCCGTACGAGCCCTCTCCAAGGGCCGGGACCTGGTCGCCGCGCAGGAGCTGACCAACGGCGGCCCGGCGGCGAAGGCGCTCAACGGACGGTTCCCGCACCACTACCAGATCTCCACGGTCGGCCTGTGGAGCCGGTTCCCGATCACCGACGCCCGCAAGGCGGACATCGGCCTCGACTGGGTCCGGGCGCTGAGAGTCGTGGTCAGGACGCCCAAGGGGGACCTGACCGTCTACGTCATGCACCTGGCCTCGGCCCGCCCCGGCAAGACGGCCCAGCGCGACGAGACCCTCGCCTACGCCCGCAGGCTCATCGACAGGGACGACAGCGAGCACCTGCTCCTGCTCGGCGACCTCAACACCGCCACCACCGACCGCAAGCGCGCCAACCTGGTGCCGCCGCTGCTGGACGCCCAGCAGGAGGCCGGCTCCGGGTTCGGCTTCACCTGGCCGTCGTCCTTCCCCGTCACCCGTCCCGACCACATCCTCTACCGGGGCATGTCCGCCACCGGCGCCGGAGTCGAGCAGGCCGCCGGCAGCGACCACCTCGCCGCCGTCGCCACGCTGCGCATGGCGGGGAGCTAG
- a CDS encoding LLM class F420-dependent oxidoreductase, giving the protein MRIGMALNYSGGFKQTVAALADYEKAGLDIVFVAEAYSFDAVSQMGYIAAKTERLQIASGILPIYSRTPTLLAMTAAGMDYVSDGRFTLGLGASGPQVIEGFHGVPYTAPLGRTREVVEICRQVWKRERLTYEGKHYTVPLPAGQGTGLGKPLKIINHPVRDRIPIVIAAIGPKNVELSAELAEGWEPIFYMPEKAADVWGASLAAGKARRDPALGELDVIAQAALAIGDDVSDWLELGRPMAALYIGGMGAKGKNFYNDLARRYGYEREAEQIQNLYLDGKKDEAAALVPQELLEKMSLIGSEGHVRERIQAMRESGVTTVNVAPLGHTHEERVRLIERVRELAS; this is encoded by the coding sequence ATGCGTATCGGTATGGCCCTGAACTACTCGGGGGGCTTCAAGCAGACGGTGGCCGCGCTGGCCGACTACGAGAAGGCCGGTCTCGACATCGTCTTCGTCGCCGAGGCCTACAGTTTCGACGCGGTCAGCCAGATGGGCTACATCGCGGCCAAGACCGAGCGCCTGCAGATCGCCTCCGGCATCCTGCCGATCTACTCCCGGACGCCCACCCTGCTGGCCATGACCGCCGCGGGCATGGACTACGTCTCCGACGGTCGCTTCACCCTCGGTCTCGGCGCCTCGGGCCCCCAGGTCATCGAGGGCTTCCACGGCGTGCCGTACACCGCTCCGCTGGGCCGTACCCGCGAGGTCGTCGAGATCTGCCGTCAGGTCTGGAAGCGCGAGCGCCTGACCTACGAGGGCAAGCACTACACGGTCCCGCTCCCCGCCGGCCAGGGCACCGGCCTGGGCAAGCCCCTGAAGATCATCAACCACCCCGTCCGCGACCGCATCCCCATCGTGATCGCCGCCATCGGCCCCAAGAACGTCGAGCTGTCGGCGGAGCTGGCCGAGGGCTGGGAGCCGATCTTCTACATGCCGGAGAAGGCCGCCGACGTCTGGGGCGCCTCGCTGGCCGCCGGCAAGGCGAGGCGCGACCCGGCCCTGGGGGAGCTGGACGTCATCGCCCAGGCGGCGCTGGCCATCGGTGACGACGTGTCCGACTGGCTGGAGCTGGGCCGCCCGATGGCCGCCCTCTACATCGGCGGCATGGGCGCCAAGGGCAAGAACTTCTACAACGACCTCGCCCGCCGGTACGGCTACGAGCGAGAGGCCGAGCAGATCCAGAACCTCTACCTCGACGGCAAGAAGGACGAGGCCGCCGCGCTCGTCCCGCAGGAGCTGCTGGAGAAGATGTCCCTGATCGGCTCCGAGGGCCACGTCCGCGAGCGCATCCAGGCCATGAGGGAGTCGGGCGTCACGACCGTCAACGTCGCCCCGCTCGGCCACACGCACGAGGAGCGCGTCCGGCTCATCGAGAGGGTCAGAGAGCTCGCGTCCTGA
- a CDS encoding dicarboxylate/amino acid:cation symporter codes for MKRFSFSLQLLLGLVVGVALGFVARAGDVTWLTTTLTEVGKLFVQLLKLAVPPLVFTAVVVSVANLRNVNGAARLAGKTLLWFLVTSLIAVAFGIGLGLILNPGLGVTIATEGAKAVDLEGAGTWVDFLTGIIPTNIVTAFTELNVLQIVFLGVVLGAAALAVGDKAEPFLNLSRSVLELVQKALWWVIRLAPIGTAGLIGKSVASYGWELLAPLAKLSAGVYIGCLLVLLVSYPLLLAFVAKVNPVTFYRNAWPAIELAFVSRSSVGTMPLTQRVTTERLGVDRDYASFAVPFGATTKMDGCAAIYPALAAIFVAQVFNIPLGVGQYLLIAFVSVVGSAATAGLTGAIVMLTLTLSTLGLPLEGVGLLLAIDPILDMIRTATNVAGQLVVPVIVARSEGRLDESVFNAPPQPLDEAPRSTVRVSDPLPA; via the coding sequence ATGAAGAGATTCTCTTTCTCCCTGCAGTTGCTGCTGGGCCTGGTCGTCGGCGTCGCCCTCGGGTTCGTCGCCCGTGCCGGCGACGTCACCTGGCTCACCACCACCCTGACCGAGGTCGGCAAGCTCTTCGTCCAGCTCCTCAAGCTGGCCGTCCCGCCGCTGGTCTTCACCGCCGTCGTCGTCAGTGTGGCCAACCTGCGCAACGTCAACGGAGCCGCCAGGCTCGCGGGCAAGACATTGCTGTGGTTCCTGGTCACCTCGCTGATCGCGGTGGCCTTCGGGATCGGCCTCGGGCTGATCCTCAACCCCGGCCTGGGCGTCACCATCGCCACCGAGGGCGCCAAGGCGGTGGACCTGGAAGGCGCCGGAACCTGGGTCGACTTCCTGACCGGCATCATCCCGACCAACATCGTCACCGCCTTCACCGAGCTCAACGTCCTCCAGATCGTCTTCCTGGGAGTCGTCCTCGGCGCCGCCGCCCTGGCGGTCGGCGACAAGGCCGAGCCGTTCCTGAACCTCAGCCGCTCGGTGCTCGAACTGGTCCAGAAGGCCCTGTGGTGGGTCATCCGGCTGGCCCCGATCGGCACCGCCGGTCTCATCGGAAAGTCCGTCGCCAGCTACGGCTGGGAGCTGCTCGCCCCGCTCGCCAAGCTCAGCGCGGGTGTCTACATCGGATGCCTTCTGGTCCTGCTGGTGAGCTACCCGCTGCTGCTGGCGTTCGTCGCCAAGGTCAACCCGGTCACCTTCTACCGCAACGCCTGGCCCGCCATCGAGCTGGCCTTCGTCTCCCGCTCCTCGGTCGGGACCATGCCGCTCACCCAGCGCGTCACCACCGAGCGTCTCGGCGTGGACCGCGACTACGCCTCCTTCGCGGTGCCGTTCGGCGCGACCACCAAGATGGACGGCTGCGCCGCGATCTACCCGGCACTCGCTGCGATCTTCGTGGCCCAGGTGTTCAACATCCCGCTCGGCGTCGGGCAGTACCTGCTGATCGCGTTCGTCTCCGTGGTGGGCTCCGCCGCGACCGCCGGTCTCACCGGCGCGATCGTGATGCTCACCCTCACCCTGAGCACGCTCGGCCTGCCCCTTGAGGGCGTCGGCCTGCTGCTGGCCATCGACCCGATCCTCGACATGATCCGTACCGCCACCAACGTGGCGGGGCAGCTCGTGGTGCCGGTCATCGTGGCCCGTTCGGAGGGAAGACTGGACGAGAGCGTGTTCAACGCTCCGCCGCAGCCGCTGGACGAGGCCCCCCGCTCCACCGTCCGGGTGTCTGATCCCCTTCCGGCCTGA
- a CDS encoding M24 family metallopeptidase — protein sequence MTATHALRRQRLAALLPAHEADAILVTRGVNVRYLTGLASSNAAVLVRADARATLATDSRYAETARRACSDIEVIEERDVAGCLVSMADRVAVEAHHMPVADYFRLGDDLLRLSGVVESVRRVKDEAEIDLIRTACALTDQALADVLPTLRPGVTEREIARALESRMIELGAEKPAFESIVASGPNGSIPHHSPSGRPLERGDLVTMDFGALYEGYHADMTRTVAIGEPASWQRELYDLVHAAQRAGRHAVRPGAVTHEVDAAARDVIAEAGYGDYFGHGLGHGVGLEIHEVPFLSPAKPEPDYEHARLEDRVPVTVEPGVYLPGRGGVRIEDTLVTRDDGPELLTRTTKELLVL from the coding sequence ATGACCGCCACCCACGCTCTCCGCCGTCAACGTCTCGCCGCGTTGCTCCCCGCCCACGAGGCCGACGCGATCCTGGTCACCCGCGGTGTCAACGTGCGCTACCTGACCGGTCTGGCCAGCTCCAACGCCGCGGTGCTCGTCCGGGCCGACGCCCGCGCCACGCTGGCCACGGACTCCCGCTACGCCGAGACCGCGCGCCGGGCCTGCTCCGACATCGAGGTGATCGAGGAGCGTGACGTCGCCGGATGCCTCGTCTCGATGGCCGACAGGGTCGCCGTCGAGGCCCATCACATGCCCGTCGCCGACTACTTCCGGCTCGGAGACGACCTGCTGCGCCTGTCCGGAGTGGTGGAGTCGGTGCGCCGGGTCAAGGACGAGGCCGAGATCGACCTCATCCGCACCGCGTGCGCGCTCACCGACCAGGCTCTCGCCGACGTCCTGCCCACGCTGCGGCCCGGGGTGACCGAGAGGGAGATCGCCAGGGCGCTGGAGTCGCGGATGATCGAACTGGGGGCCGAGAAGCCCGCCTTCGAGTCGATCGTGGCGAGCGGTCCCAACGGCTCGATCCCGCACCACTCGCCCTCGGGCCGGCCGCTGGAGCGAGGCGACCTGGTCACGATGGACTTCGGGGCGCTGTACGAGGGCTACCACGCCGACATGACCCGGACGGTGGCGATCGGCGAGCCCGCCTCATGGCAGCGGGAGCTGTACGACCTGGTCCACGCCGCCCAGCGGGCCGGTCGCCATGCCGTACGGCCCGGCGCGGTCACCCACGAGGTGGACGCCGCCGCCCGTGACGTCATCGCCGAGGCGGGCTATGGAGACTACTTCGGCCACGGCCTCGGCCACGGCGTCGGACTGGAGATCCACGAGGTGCCGTTCCTGTCTCCGGCGAAGCCAGAGCCCGACTACGAGCACGCTAGACTAGAGGATCGAGTTCCGGTCACCGTTGAGCCAGGGGTTTACCTACCGGGCAGGGGCGGCGTCCGCATCGAGGACACGCTCGTGACGCGTGATGACGGACCGGAACTTCTCACACGGACGACCAAAGAGCTGCTTGTCCTTTAA